The following proteins are encoded in a genomic region of Drosophila willistoni isolate 14030-0811.24 chromosome 3R, UCI_dwil_1.1, whole genome shotgun sequence:
- the LOC6650245 gene encoding protein unc-79 homolog isoform X2, translating into MTGSFKVQLINMGTRAAAFQAKLRALHEYHVRLLHNVLPAPSGVDIANNIKYFSQTLLTVLKDVRTSPHELIRDPLEDPTRMSAYPNLEYGNLYNALTMLIDVAPCIQYGQIVFGKALLQCLSCILPFLDKDLIDNLPYLVSSTISVLPPALHQDIVNALCYYILPFTITRRSSDEQECQACQSVSSVIMMVLQYSNNPAHHCQLLECLMTLKHNVVKDILCVVAYGTAVSRYAAAKLLFYYWPAFDPNLFDRKVLLSKLTNDLVPFTCQREHCPNAGNAEAAKVCYDHNISITYAPDCPPPLYLCIECANEIHREHGSLEFGDILHPMQQVSMVCENKNCRSNEKSAFSICFSTECASYNGNHPIRYCAQCHSNRHNSRRGGDHVVHRSLQPAWQMDPEMQMHMVESVVSLLREAKPLNFEPGKESSSADSKKNGGSGTADNISLEERQRLGRYGIWLLVGRCTPTADTPVEVLGRILSMLFHWFHVTAYSYHSAGQVESTIEKLKVDHVCNWLKEICRIHYNVFISCLLPHPPEYARVGGHWETLASRTSHLKEGLQRLICLVPYEVITSEIWDYVMPHWMEAITNDVAEKELNELKIVLSKILDPEMSPLGFDAKTMYNFVAIRFEKTTAKVQQQALHWLQILTKLEILIPLVQLFAMFGDGVRIMKYGIQHELMREKEKDAKAPKTMCKESKETKADMANPPRRSSISPVVEDDSGNTSAISDDEAPTNRHTEFSTDAEHNLTCCILMLDILLKQMELQDIEQHMGIHTSVCENVSRLIKCMVTAARVGLSSHVCALKVAECAYCEASIMWHQLSTKLVQFMAPLNPVRPPDVPIEDIIEEEKSSRKSPPESDKEKSRERDVSLSMAPLPIPLGPLGGFAGPVPVAVPQPEPHSVGGVLVHMPHVCSNNENGHSVDSNELRKVHATDEIMTATVETVSEQLDLASILPTDRAIARSITLSDADVGSANVSVTKASVMGENGGANGSLHENGSGSEEDEEEDSDDFWHTSVGKFKFTLDQLPQTLQYIHQLLTEIPTIKKPEILYYVLQCLNTMALHGDALTKAAREHRGFFIWCQENLLIKNLWELCNAEHSHICQVGVPLLLHCITLSYGSDVFWRVVQEAFHDVDWRVRFTAVERVTVITRFMDSTPLRSEVGLQTALATAFCHLIASMDDINVYVAQRATLYIGTIHDTAIRSLLFCLESQFDLFIVDRPVVLQSVYQLHNSLSDRKMLGWEFFLNRFDTLFVEAQINLEKCGDISYLRDLRNSDNGSEALSAKIQKAREALSQSDTSGSMAKTLSASFGTKWPYKRTMSAPASMAPRQDSKFVPEKEKIYSRQVSAPILKRKTSRFGLGQFLGGSSSGSGGGNQNANPATVITTTNVSSTSTGTRPKTMPSCPIHHQHHHYHHHTAFPYHHHYLHLPPNQHHHTSHTSPAPHHPQQQHVATTSNLASASAHSQSHQYLVHCVPPSHLSPMPTLQEAETLLRSQAAASTAATTRDPNVEPSTVASATIASGAGGAATAAVSNISTTHPPHPNPSHSFHSHFQKHPSAPNLLPPQPAVPAPSPSPSALAFPMHCTCENAAQPHPVSAAAGVNSGTANPDGHIHSLGGLNDENLIGLLSRITELEESDRETIHLLVFMLMQFMSRTDQAFPSEDKPMSKTQNIVLKHLFLLLGHNQIDKTFHTTPECLRVSAVFNAFLANLPQVLDQNHLIGGLILPSVMQIILYAPSPTQTSGESYQNIVFNYSLWHLEQYPRRNWLFTLLVVLYKYSYTQPPLSGYVISAIRLIMNSLRGHFHQCRRIPTTTILDIQGVVSGASRSRDVSQPSLGTDPDDKASPPASPMFPSEGTSAASKSKGGQNVAFTPKLQHAFRKYNDSSLDADETESELVAIPESDLSDSTLHGSSAPGSFDDTIHFEDVLPRNRRTVEYTEEKSTKSHKSMITTKIGDTYTTKIKATNETTMVTRHSLQEGVRMIVTPLVGAETTETAVVSPPVDVHRAVTVRNKSLENAAASTSKMFAAIATNHLQALGALQDMSISVGSGERKTSSSNGSGSRSTNGNANASAPPPPPTKPIGRHKTIVECSAGNSGSSSTDDSRQKKSQAKSLKRNEKMNYGSPDSPLSKMSVMPNPRDEPDEAAAAGLPPPKSIAALEIPTPERLLPIGTQDTVAALVERVRDGLNLPDISHLKQDSLDVSESTKDDVTPSSRTQSPRRLIKQVALESPPNPNAPVTMTAHQQQQQQQPSQDLHTSILKNVQQELKQHGPNSAGGGGAGGGGLAPNNSIKRPRQKLAPFTVDTNAIPDIRSRYAGSWPPPPFQPAEPELDDECEEAGAGAGAAASETNNGHGHTNHDPHAPRGSSRRVGDYTVVERCSDCGAHIEEYTDEEIGILIVILGTFIHREPAMAAPFLPEILTMTSRICLSCTHAWQGENGPPLASSAQAVALQFIRCVLHQLAPNGIFLQVFQTQMKMKIRHNHFRSIAKALQDFQDLNATSPIYMVCDSLTSKKALPIDQLPVIFRNMAEYLNLQCVPAEAGVGLAVWSQAMQAMETLLRQVIVIMPNLSNAEYLLDIMAATLRLNCVPKTLLDPYSKIMAYCVQHTNLEYQTLYELCTLNTRSFSKDRDKNLLCRQMIFEFVQALKFKSNIPDHNLLTVIGFVLLDAGGTMPPGSCPGLPDAAPVLTTNAADCLRQYINDVIDFLADFHTLSKIKNFKNGQVSNGLGEDTLGGVLKGAVAQYLALEMSRGNSRDNKAVSRYLPWLNNAPSSLQQGPKEFTECVGHMRLLSWLLLGSLTHMALIQRRQETHTIPTPLPPNPTPGQGQPIAASVHYQHQGVTYSQPVPQEASCHIADHIQVIFAGFAEQSKTSVLHMSSLFHAFTLCQLWTVYLEQMAHNTSSNVEGSTLGVLFEFWAKVTPCILQLVSHAKPTVQKDGHGQHQQHQQQQQQQAQCTVDFQTQSSNSKLSEMVNLHFLSLLEALKDTNSTVLGKLLPMWSPVLSSQTQLSDTLHVRLQNVRDYAPDYEEQQANKSEALLKWLQRLQFKMGQIELQASTATQFYSI; encoded by the exons ATGACTGGCAGCTTTAAGGTGCAACTCATCAACATGGGCACTCGTGCTGCCGCCT TTCAGGCAAAATTGAGAGCCCTTCATGAATACCATGTACGCCTATTGCACAATGTCTTGCCCGCGCCCTCTGGCGTTGATATTGCTAACAATATCAAATACTTTTCTCAAACTCTATTAA CTGTCCTTAAAGATGTGCGCACTTCACCGCACGAACTTATACGCGATCCTCTTGAAGATCCCACTCGAATGTCAGCCTATCCCAATCTAGAATATGGCAATCTCTATAATGCCCTAACTATGCTCATTGATGTAGCACCTTGCATACAGTATGGACAAATTG TTTTCGGCAAAGCTCTATTGCAGTGCCTAAGCTGCATTTTACCCTTTCTTGATAAGGACCTTATTGATAATCTACCCTATCTAGTTAGTTCTACTATATCTGTATTACCGCCAGCATTACATCAGGATATTGTTAATGCTCTATGCTATTATATCTTACCCTTTACTATAA CACGCCGCAGCTCTGATGAACAGGAATGTCAGGCCTGTCAATCTGTCTCATCCGTCATAATGATGGTCCTGCAGTACTCTAATAATCCAG CCCATCATTGTCAGCTATTGGAGTGCTTGATGACCCTTAAACACAATGTGGTCAAGGATATTCTTTGTGTAGTGGCCTATGGCACAGCAGTTTCGCGTTATGCAGCGGCCAAACTTCTTTTCTACTATTGGCCTGCTTTTGATCCCAATTTGTTTGATCGCAAAGTTTTACTATCGAAATTAACTA ATGACCTTGTCCCCTTCACCTGTCAGAGAGAACATTGTCCCAATGCTGGCAATGCCGAAGCTGCCAAAGTCTGCTACGATCATAACATAAGCATAACCTATGCCCCAGACTGTCCGCCGCCGTTGTATCTTTGCATCGAGTGTGCCAATGAAATCCATCGGGAACATGGTAGTTTGGAGTTTGGCGACATTCTCCATCCCATGCAGCAGGTCTCGATGGTTTGTGAGAATAAGAATTGTCGCTCCAATGAGAAATCGGCCTTCTCCATTTGCTTTTCCACCGAATGTGCCAGCTACAATGGCAATCATCCCATACGGTATTGTGCTCAGTGTCACAGCAATCGTCATAATTCACGTCGCGGTGGCGACCATGTAGTCCATCGTAGTCTTCAGCCCGCCTGGCAAATGGATCCCGAAATGCAAATGCATATGGTAGAATCGGTGGTGAGTCTTTTGCGCGAGGCGAAACCATTGAATTTTGAGCCTGGCAAGGAGTCCTCGTCGGCGGATTCCAAGAAGAATGGTGGCTCGGGAACGGCGGATAATATTTCACTAGAAGAACGCCAGAGATTGGGACGCTATGGCATTTGGTTGCTAGTGGGTCGATGTACACCCACTGCAGATACACCTGTCGAAGTATTGGGCAGGATTTTGAGTATGCTGTTCCATTGGTTCCATGTTACTGCATATTCCTATCACT CTGCTGGACAGGTAGAGAGCACCATTGAGAAGCTTAAAGTTGATCATGTCTGCAATTGGTTAAAGGAAATCTGCCGCATTCATTACAATGTCTTCATATCCTGCCTTTTGCCTCATCCACCGGAatatgcccgtgtgggtggcCATTGGGAAACCTTGGCATCACGCACGAGCCACTTGAAAGAGGGTCTCCAGAGATTGATATGCCTTGTGCCCTATGAAGTTATAACTTCAGAGATTTGGGACTATGTGATGCCACACTGGATGGAGGCAATCACCAATGATGTGGCCGAAAAAGAGTTAAATGAGCTTAAAATTGTTCTAAGCAAAATTTTAGATCCGGAAATGTCTCCCTTGGGATTCGATGCCAAGACCATGTACAACTTTGTGGCCATACGTTTTGAGAAGACCACGGCCAAGGTGCAGCAACAGGCTTTGCATTGGCTGCAGATCCTAACCAAACTAGAGATACTTATACCTTTGGTTCAACTATTCGCCATGTTTGGAGATGGTGTCAGAATCATGAAATATGGCATACAACACGAATTGATGCGTGAGAAGGAGAAGGATGCCAAAGCCCCCAAAACCATGTGCAAGGAGAGCAAGGAAACTAAAGCCGACATGGCCAATCCTCCCAGAAGAAGTTCTATCT CTCCTGTGGTGGAAGATGACTCTGGCAATACTTCTGCCATATCCGATGATGAGGCTCCTACTAATCGTCATACCGAATTCTCTACCGATGCCGAGCATAATCTAACCTGCTGCATTCTAATGTTGGATATTCTTCTCAAGCAAATGGAACTGCAGGATATAGAACAGCATATGGGCATACATACGAGTGTGTGTGAGAATGTCTCACGATTGATTAAATGCATGGTAACTGCTGCTCGTGTGGGCCTAAGTAGTCATGTGTGCGCCCTGAAG GTGGCGGAATGTGCCTATTGCGAGGCATCAATTATGTGGCATCAGCTATCAACCAAATTGGTGCAATTCATGGCTCCTCTTAATCCAGTTCGTCCGCCAGAT GTGCCCATCGAGGACATCATAGAAGAGGAGAAATCCTCACGTAAATCACCACCTGAATCGGATAAAGAGAAATCTCGCGAACGCGATGTATCCCTATCAATGGCTCCGCTGCCCATTCCTTTGGGTCCTTTAGGAGGTTTTGCAG GTCCTGTTCCAGTGGCCGTACCTCAACCAGAACCGCACTCTGTGGGCGGAGTGCTCGTCCATATGCCCCATGTCTGTTCC AATAACGAAAATGGGCATTCAGTTGATAGTAATGAATTGAGAAAAGTTCACGCCACAGACGAG ATAATGACGGCTACTGTAGAGACAGTTTCAGAGCAACTTGATTTGGCTTCAATTTTGCCAACAGATCGAGCCATCGCCCGATCTATAACCCTGTCTGATGCGGATGTGGGCAGTGCCAATGTTAGTGTCACCAAAGCTTCGGTAATGGGTGAGAATGGTGGAGCCAATGGCAGTCTGCATGAGAATGGCAGTGGCTCCGAGGAGGATGAGGAGGAAGACAGTGATGACTTTTGGCATACTTCGGTGGGTAAATTTAAGTTTACCCTGGATCAGTTGCCACAgaccctgcagtatatacatcAATTACTTACT GAAATTCCAACGATCAAGAAGCCGGAAATATTGTATTATGTCCTGCAATGTCTGAATACCATGGCCCTGCATGGTGATGCACTGACCAAGGCAGCTCGAGAGCATCGAGGATTTTTCATTTGGTGTCAGGAGAACTTACTAATCAAGAA cCTCTGGGAACTGTGCAATGCCGAGCACTCGCACATTTGCCAAGTTGGTGTCCCACTTTTGCTGCACTGCATCACGTTGTCTTACGGCTCGGATGTCTTTTGGCGGGTCGTCCAGGAGGCTTTCCACGATGTCGATTGGCGTGTTCGCTTCACAGCAGTGGAACGAGTAACCGTGATTACACGTTTTATGGATTCGACACCGCTGCGCTCGGAGGTCGGCTTGCAAACGGCATTGGCGACGGCCTTTTGTCATCTGATTGCCAGCATGGATGACATCAATGTGTATGTGGCGCAGCGGGCGACCTTGTATATCGGAACCATACATGATACGGCAATACGGTCACTGCTCTTCTGCTTGGAGTCTCAGTTCGATCTGTTCATTGTGGATCGTCCGGTTGTTCTGCAGTCGGTATATCAATTGCACAATTCGCTCTCCGATCGCAAGATGCTGGGATGGGAGTTCTTCCTGAATCGCTTTGACACTCTCTTCGTTGAGGCGCAAATAAATCTAGAGAAATGTGGCGATATCTCGTATCTGCGAGATCTACGCAATTCGGATAACGGTAGCGAAGCACTCTCGGCCAAAATCCAGAAGGCAAGGGAGGCTCTAAGCCAGTCGGACACTAGTGGCAGCATGGCCAAGACTCTGAGTGCTTCATTTGGAACTAAGTGGCCATATAAGAGGACTATGTCGGCTCCAGCCAGCATGGCGCCACGACAGGATAGCAAGTTTG TGCCCGAAAAGGAGAAGATCTATAGTCGCCAGGTATCGGCGCCCATATTGAAACGGAAGACATCTCGCTTCGGATTGGGTCAGTTTCTAGGCGGTAGTAGTAGTGGTAGCGGTGGGGGTAATCAGAATGCCAATCCAGCAACagtaataacaacaacaaatgtttCAAGCACAAGCACAGGCACACGACCGAAAACAATGCCATCCTGTCCCAtacatcatcagcatcatcattatcaCCATCACACAGCCTTTCCCTATCACCATCATTATCTCCATTTGCCCCCCAACCAACATCATCACACATCACATACGTCGCCAGCGCCTCATcatccacaacaacaacatgtaGCAACCACCTCAAATTTAGCCTCAGCCTCGGCTCATAGTCAGAGCCATCAGTATTTAGTGCATTGTGTACCACCTAGTCATCTAAGTCCGATGCCCACGCTGCAGGAGGCGGAAACATTACTGCGATCGCAGGCGGCAGCATCGACAGCAGCCACGACACGGGATCCCAATGTCGAGCCCTCAACAGTGGCATCAGCCACAATCGCATCAGGGGCAGGAGGAGCAGCAACTGCAGCGGTCTCCAATATCTCCACAACGCATCCACCACATCCGAATCCCTCGCATTCCTTTCATTCCCATTTCCAAAAACATCCTTCGGCCCCAAACCTATTGCCACCACAGCCTGCTGTCCCAGCACCTAGTCCAAGTCCTTCGGCTCTGGCCTTTCCCATGCATTGCACTTGTGAGAATGCCGCACAGCCACATCCGGTCTCAGCAGCAGCGGGCGTTAATAGCGGCACGGCCAATCCAG ATGGTCACATCCATTCGCTGGGTGGCCTAAACGATGAGAATCTAATCGGCCTGCTTAGTCGTATCACCGAGCTGGAGGAATCAGATCGTGAAACAATACATTTGCTTGTCTTTATGTTAATGCAGTTCATGTCACGCACGGATCAAGCCTTTCCATCGGAGGATAAACCCATGTCGAAGACCCAAAATATAGTGTTAAAGCATTTGTTCCTCTTATTGGGACACAATCAGATCGATAAGACCTTCCACACTACGCCGGAATGCTTGAG GGTCTCAGCCGTTTTCAATGCCTTTCTGGCCAATTTGCCACAAGTTCTGGATCAGAATCATCTAATTGGTGGTTTAATTCTGCCTTCGGTCATGCAGATCATTCTCTATGCTCCCAGTCCCACGCAGACTTCAGGTGAATCGTATCAGAATATAGTCTTCAATTACTCCCTATGGCATTTGGAGCAATATCCGCGTCGAAATTGGCTCTTCACCCTGCTAGTTGTGCTGTATAAGTATTCGTACACCCAACCACCTCTCAGTGGTTATGTCATTTCCGCAATTCGATTGATAATGAATAGTTTGCGGGGACATTTTCATCAATGTCGTCGTATACCAACAACCACAATTCTGGATATTCAAGGTGTTGTAAGTGGAGCATCACGTTCGCGCGATGTGAGTCAACCATCGTTGGGCACTGATCCGGATGATAAGGCCAGTCCACCGGCAAGTCCCATGTTTCCATCAGAGGGCACTAGTGCCGCCTCCAAGAGCAAGGGTGGGCAGAATGTGGCCTTTACACCCAAATTGCAGCATGCCTTCAGGAAATACAACGATTCTAGTCTAGATGCAGATGAAACCGAATCAGAACTAGTGGCCATACCAGAGAGTGATCTCTCGGATAGTACACTTCATGGCAGCAGTGCACCA GGTTCCTTCGATGATACCATACACTTTGAAGATGTTTTGCCGCGCAATCGTCGTACTGTGGAATACACAGAAGAG AAGTCAACAAAATCCCATAAATCAATGATCACAACCAAAATCGGGGATACgtatacaacaaaaatcaaGGCCACCAATGAGACGACGATGGTCACTCGGCATAGTCTTCAGGAAGGAGTTCGCATGATTGTGACTCCTTTGGTTGGGGCAGAGACCACAGAGACTGCTGTGGTTAGTCCACCAGTCGATGTCCATCGTGCGGTGACTGTTCGAAATAAATCTTTAGAAAATGCTGCAGCCTCCACCTCGAAAATGTTTGCTGCCATAGCCACCAATCATTTGCAAGCCCTGGGCGCCTTACAGGATATGTCAATATCCGTTGGAAGTGGAGAAAGAAAGACCAGCTCAAGCAACGGCAGTGGTAGTCGCTCCACAAATGGCAATGCCAATGCATCTGCACCTCCTCCACCGCCGACCAAGCCCATTGGACGCCACAAGACCATAGTGGAGTGCAGTGCCGGCAACTCTGGCAGTTCCTCGACTGATGACTCACGTCAAAAGAAGTCGCAAGCAAAGTCACTGAAGCGCAACGAGAAAATGAACTACGGTTCGCCAGATTCACCTTTGTCCAAGATGAGTGTCATGCCAAATCCGCGTGATGAACCAGATGAGGCAGCTGCAGCGGGATTGCCGCCACCCAAGAGTATAGCTGCTCTGGAGATACCAACACCAGAGCGTCTACTGCCCATAGGAACACAGGATACAGTTGCCGCTTTGGTAGAACGAGTTCGCGATGGCCTTAATCTGCCGGACATTAGTCACTTGAAGCAGGATAGCCTTGATGTGTCGGAGAGCACCAAAGATGATGTCACTCCAAGTAGTCGAACTCAGTCACCTCGTCGTCTAATCAAGCAAGTGGCCCTGGAATCTCCGCCCAATCCAAATGCTCCAGTCACTATGACGGCccatcaacaacagcagcaacagcagccatcCCAAGATTTACATACGTCCATTTTAAAGAATGTGCAACAGGAGCTTAAGCAACATGGTCCAAATTCTGCTGGCGGTGGAGGAGCAGGAGGCGGAGGCTTGGCTCCTAACAATAGCATCAAAAGACCTAGACAGAAATTGGCACCCTTCACAGTGGATACCAATGCCATTCCAGATATACGCTCTCGCTATGCTGGCTCCTGGCCGCCTCCACCCTTTCAGCCTGCAGAACCAGAGCTTGACGATGAATGCGAAGAAGCTGGGGCTGGAGCCGGAGCTGCTGCAAGTGAAACCAACAATGGGCATGGCCATACAAATCACGACCCTCACGCTCCACGTGGAAGTTCTCGTCGCGTGGGTGACTATACCGTAGTGGAGAGATGCTCGGATTGCGGCGCCCACATCGAGGAATACACCGATGAGGAAATTGGCATACTAATTGTCATTCTAGGCACTTTTATCCATCGTGAACCGGCCATGGCGGCTCCCTTTCTGCCCGAAATTCTTACCATGACATCACG CATCTGCTTGAGCTGCACTCATGCATGGCAGGGAGAAAATGGGCCACCATTGGCTAGCAGTGCCCAGGCCGTGGCTCTGCAGTTTATTCGCTGTGTCCTGCATCAATTGGCGCCTAATGGCATCTTCTTGCAAGTGTTCCAGACCCAAATGAAAA TGAAAATACGTCACAATCATTTCCGTAGTATTGCCAAGGCTTTGCAGGATTTCCAAGATTTGAATGCCACCAGTCCGATTTATATGGTCTGCGATTCGCTGACATCCAAGAAGGCCTTGCCCATTGATCAATTACCCGTCATTTTCCGCAACATGGCGGAATATTTGAATCTTCAGTGTGTGCCCGCAGAGGCGGGAGTTGGACTCGCTGTTTGGTCGCAGGCAATGCAGGCCATGGAGACCCTTTTGAGGCAGGTCATTGTCATCATGCCCAACCTAAGCAATGCCGAGTATCTGCTAGACATTATGGCCGCCACTTTACGTTTGAATTGCGTGCCCAAAACTTTACTCGATCCGTATTCAAAAATCATGGCATACTGTGTCCAACATACCAATCTAGAGTATCAGACATTGTATGAACTGTGCACCCTGAACACTCGGTCCTTCAGCAAGGATAGGGACAAGAATTTGCTTTGTCGCCAGATGATTTTTGAGTTCGTCCAGGCGCTGAAATTTAAATCCAATATTCCCGATCACAATTTGCTAACAGTTATTGGTTTTGTTCTCCTCGATGCTGGCGGTACCATGCCACCTGGCTCTTGTCCTGGCCTGCCAGATGCTGCTCCTGTGCTGACCACCAATGCAGCGGATTGTTTAAGGCAGTATATAAACGATGTGATTGATTTCTTGGCCGATTTCCATACGCTAAGCAAGATAAAG AACTTTAAAAATGGTCAGGTAAGCAATGGCCTGGGTGAGGACACTCTGGGTGGCGTCCTAAAGGGTGCTGTGGCCCAGTATTTGGCCTTGGAAATGTCTCGAGGCAATTCTAGAGACAACAAAGCGGTGTCTCGCTATCTGCCCTGGCTAAACAATGCTCCTTCTTCACTGCAACAGGG CCCCAAAGAGTTTACAGAATGTGTGGGTCATATGCGTTTGCTATCCTGGTTGCTCTTGGGTTCACTTACACACATGGCCTTGATTCAGCGGCGACAGGAGACTCACACCATACCAACACCTCTGCCACCAAATCCGACACCTGGCCAGGGTCAACCGATTGCGGCAAGTGTTCATTATCAGCATCAGGGTGTAACCTATTCCCAGCCAGTGCCGCAAGAAGCCTCTTGCCATATAGCCGATCATATACAAGTCATATTTGCTGGCTTTGCCGAGCAATCGAAAACCTCTGTCCTCCACATGTCTTCGCTTTTCCATGCCTTCACCTTGTGCCAGTTGTGGACAGTCTATTTGGAACAAATGGCTCACAATACCAGCAGCAATGTGGAGGGCAGCACTTTGGGCGTTCTCTTTGAATTCTGGGCCAAGGTCACACCGTGTATTCTTCAGCTTGTCTCCCATGCCAAGCCAACGGTGCAGAAGGACGGTCACGGCCAGCATcagcaacaccagcagcagcagcagcagcaagccCAATGTACTGTGGACTTTCAGACTCAAAGTTCGAATTCCAAGCTATCTGAAATGGttaatttacattttctgAGTCTGCTAGAAGCCTTGAAAGATACAAACTCTACAGTGCTGGGCAAACTGTTGCCCATGTGGAGTCCTGTATTGTCCTCGCAGACTCAACTCTCGGATACTTTGCACGTGCGGCTACAGAATGTACGAGACTATGCTCCTGACTACGAGGAGCAGCAAGCTAATAAGTCGGAGGCTCTTCTCAAATGGCTGCAACGTTTGCAATTTAAAATGGGCCAAATCGAGCTGCAAGCCTCAACGGCCACCCAATTCTATTCCATATAA